A stretch of DNA from Rhodospirillaceae bacterium:
AAGCCATGCACGATTTGGGTGTGCGCGGCGTGCGCATCAATGCGTCCCCTGTGAAGCCGCCGGAAGCAGGCTATGCAGACGCGCTGATCCCCGAAGTCGACCGCTTGGCAGAGCGCTTGAAAGGGACGGGCTGGTGCATCGAATTTCTGAACCCGGGCTGGCTAACCGAAGAACTAATGCCGTGGATGAGCACCTTGCCGGTTAATTTCATTCTGTGTCACATCGGCATGCTCAAGGCCGCCGACGGGATTGAGCAACAGGGCTTTAAGGATATTCTCCGCCTTGTTGAGGGCGGGAAATGTTGGCTCAAGCTGACGGGGCTTTATCGCTTCTCGACTGAACAAGGTTTTGCCGATGTCGAACCCATGTTCCGTGCCTGCGCTGCTGCCGCTCCAGAACGGCTGATCTGGGGGTCTGATTATCCGCATTTGTCGTTCGCCGATGACGTCGACACCATCGAACTCTACAATCTGTTCTGTCGCTGGATTGAAGACGACGAAACACGGCGGAAAATACTCGTCGATAACCCAGTAAATCTTTTTGGATTTTCATGATGTTTCAGGATTTCTGACCCACTGCCGTCTACATCATTGAAATTTGAGCCTTCTGAGATAAATTACCGTTCTTGATCCTGATCAATGTGACCCGTCCATAGCGTCTGCAAGATGGCGCACTTAATTATGGAACAGTAGCGGATGTCGCTCAGGTGGATATCAAAAAACATAGCCCGCCGACCCGTAACCGGACTGTCCGTCGCGTTTGTCGTCGGTATGGTTTTCTGGGGCGGCTTCAACTGGAGTTTGGAGCTGACCAATACGGAACAGTTCTGTATCTCCTGTCATGCGATGAGATCGTACGTCTACCAAGAATACAAAAAGTCCGTTCATTACTCCAACCGCACAGGCGTGCGCGCCTCGTGCCCGGACTGTCATGTTCCGCGCGAATGGATTCATAAGGTCGTGCGAAAAATTCAAGCCACCAACGAATTATTTCATTGGCTGCTGGGTTCCATTGACGAGCGAGAAGAGTTTGAAGCCAAACGGCCGCAAATGGCGAGTCATGTTTGGCAGGTCATGAAAGAAACAGATTCTCGGGAATGCCGTAACTGTCATGGTGCCGATTTTATGCTGACCGAGACTCAACAACCACAAGCAAAAGCAATGCACGAATTGGGCATTTCCTGGGACATGACGTGTATTGATTGCCACAAGGGAATTTCACATTCCCTGCCCAGAAACTTCAACAAAGAAGCTGAAATGGATGCGCTCCATGACCGAATGGAGAAGGAAAAATTACCGTGCACACTGTGCCACAAAGATATGACTAAACCACCCAAGGGTGAGGGCTGGTAAACGAAATTCAAAACAACCCAATAGATGAAATCGTGGAGGACCACATGAAATTACGAAAATCATTTATATTGGCGGCGATGTTCCTATTTGGATTAGCACCGATTTCTACGGCTTTCGCTCAAACTTCATCCCAGACCCTGAAGCTTGGTAAAAAACTTTTCAATGCCAACTGCGCGACTTGTCATCAGGCAGACGCCATCGGCAAGCCTGGGTTTGCGCCGTCGTTGTCGAACCCAGAATTGATGAGCATCTCGTCCAACAAATTCCTGATGGGAACGATCCGCGACGGGCGTGAAGATACCGGCATGGGACCCTTTGCCCATTTGGGTCGGAAGAAAGTAACGGCAATCGTCTCTTATCTCAGATCGACCGTTAAGGTGAAGGACCGATCCAAAGAAGTGAACTCCCAACCTGATGCCCGCGGTGATCCGCGTTTGGGCGAGCAGTGGTATAACTATATCTGTTCGACCTGCCATGGCGTTGGCGGCACGGGTTATGAAGCCGGTGGTACGGGTACGGCGATTGGCTTGCCTGGAACCCTGAACAAAGTGTCCGACGGTTTCCTTCGTGAAACCATCAAGAAGGGCCGGTCCAATACCCGCATGTTGCCGTTCCAAGGGCCCGAAGGTCTGGCCAATCTTTCCAACCAGGAAATTGACGACATCATTGTTTATTTGCGCAGTCTTGCAAAAAAATAGCTGGAGTTCTGAATCATGAAACGTATCAAAAACCAATTGTCCCGCCGGGATATGCTGAAGACCGGCGCTTTTGTATCCTCTGCAGCAGGTGCCAGCTTAATGGTCGGCGCAAATCCTGAACTGGAAATCGCTTCTGCTCATGCGGCTGACGCACCAAACGAGGATGAACGCTCCACCGCCATTGCCCAATGCCCGTACTGTGGTGTGGGCTGCGGCACCATCATTCAGGTGGAGAAAGGCAAGATCGTCTCCATGCGGCCTGATAAGGATCACCCGACCAATTACGGTCTGCAATGCATCAAGGGCTTGACCGCGGCGGAGCCGATGTATGTGGATCGGATGGAAGGCGATTCCTACGTCCGCAAAGATGTCTGGGCGGAATGGAATAAGCCGGGCCACGGCGACATGGATTTTATTTCCAAGACCAAGGGCTCGTTCGACGAAGAACATTTTGACCGGGTGCCCTACGAAAAAGCATCCGACATGGTGGCGCATAAGGTCGCCCATTTCGCCAAGAAATATAGCGGCAATTCCATCGCACTTTATGGCTCCGGACAGTTGACGATGGAGGGGCAGTATCTTGAGAACCTGTTTTTGAAAGGCATCCTCGGGTCCAACACCATCGAAGCAAATGCGCGGATGTGCATGACCTCCGCTGTGACCGGGTACTTTGCGACCCTGGGTTCAGATACGCCACCGTTGGCTTACGATGATATTGAGCTTGCGGATATGATCATGCACTTCGGCCATAACGCTCGGGAATCGCATCCGATTATTTTCTGGCGCGCAGCCGATCATAAAAGGAAGAAAGACATCCCGACCGTCGTGGTTGATCCTCGGCGTACCGGAACCGTCATGGGTTATGAGGACATCAATCCAAAGAACAACGTTCATGTGCCGATCCTGAATGGTGACATTAGTTTCTTGAATGCCATCGCCCATGTTTTGCTGAAAGACCACAAAGATGTCGTCGACTGGGAGTTCATGAAAAAACACACATCGGGCTGGGAAGAATATACCCAGGGTGTGCTCAAGGACTACAGTCCCGAACAAGTGCAAGATCGCATGGGTGGGAAG
This window harbors:
- a CDS encoding c-type cytochrome; protein product: MKLRKSFILAAMFLFGLAPISTAFAQTSSQTLKLGKKLFNANCATCHQADAIGKPGFAPSLSNPELMSISSNKFLMGTIRDGREDTGMGPFAHLGRKKVTAIVSYLRSTVKVKDRSKEVNSQPDARGDPRLGEQWYNYICSTCHGVGGTGYEAGGTGTAIGLPGTLNKVSDGFLRETIKKGRSNTRMLPFQGPEGLANLSNQEIDDIIVYLRSLAKK
- a CDS encoding amidohydrolase family protein; this encodes MTNHIAPIVRAPAGACDTHMHVFGPADKYPPATRERYDAPFAPLDEYQDEVSPIGFERVVVVQPSAYGFDNSCALDSLKTLGESGRGIVHLREDTSDEEFQAMHDLGVRGVRINASPVKPPEAGYADALIPEVDRLAERLKGTGWCIEFLNPGWLTEELMPWMSTLPVNFILCHIGMLKAADGIEQQGFKDILRLVEGGKCWLKLTGLYRFSTEQGFADVEPMFRACAAAAPERLIWGSDYPHLSFADDVDTIELYNLFCRWIEDDETRRKILVDNPVNLFGFS